From Excalfactoria chinensis isolate bCotChi1 chromosome 4, bCotChi1.hap2, whole genome shotgun sequence, one genomic window encodes:
- the NIPAL1 gene encoding magnesium transporter NIPA3: MPSHLPGLGQGLQRGQTPPSLLIPMDGTFNETNLRPSTPLGSQYQLYIGLALAVSSSIFIGSSFILKKKGLLKLAAKGALRAGQGGYSYLKEWLWWAGLLSMGLGEAANFAAYAFAPATLVTPLGALSVLISAILSSYFLKEKLNIHGKLGCILSVLGSTVMVIHAPEEEEITSLDEMKIKLQDPVFVAFAVLLMSVALVLIFIVAPRRGQTNILIYILICSLIGAFSVSSVKGLGIAIKEMLEWKPVYRHPLFYVLVGILLLSVSTQINYLNKALDTFNTSLVTPIYYVCFTMTVVTCSVILFKEWSSMDLDDIIGTLSGFCSIIIGIFLLHAFKNTDITWSQLMSSVAKESSLPHCEYETSHTLLESMEDPAVIYGEDNVLFSQ; the protein is encoded by the exons ATGCCATCACATCTACCAGGCCTGGGGCAAGGCCTTCAGCGGGGCCAAACCCCTCCTTCTCTCCTCATCCCTATGGACGGAACTTTCAATGAAACAAACCTGAGGCCGTCTACACCTCTCGGAAGCCAGTACCAGCTCTACATTGGCCTGGCTCTGGCGGTCAGTTCCAGCATCTTCATTGGATCCAGCTTCATCCTGAAGAAGAAGGGTCTCCTGAAGCTGGCCGCCAAAGGAGCACTCCGTGCTG GACAGGGTGGCTATTCTTACTTGAAGGAATGGCTTTGGTGGGCTGGACTACTTTCAA tggGTTTGGGAGAAGCTGCAAACTTTGCTGCCTATGCCTTTGCACCAGCAACCTTAGTTACCCCTTTGGGTGCCTTGAGTGTTCTCATAAG TGCTATATTGTCATCCTACTTTCTGAAAGAGAAGCTGAATATTCACGGCAAGTTGGGCTGTATTCTGAGTGTTCTGGGTTCTACAGTCATGGTTATTCATGCCCCAGAAGAGGAGGAGATCACCTCGCTGGatgagatgaaaataaaactgcaagaTCCAG TGTTTGTTGCATTTGCTGTTCTCCTAATGTCTGTCGCCCTCGTGCTGATATTCATTGTGGCTCCACGGAGAGGTCAAACAAATATACTGATCTACATTTTAATTTGCTCACTCATTGGTGCCTTCTCCGTCTCATCTGTCAAAGGCCTGGGCATTGCCATTAAAGAAATGCTGGAGTGGAAGCCGGTTTATCGACATCCCCTGTTTTATGTTTTGGTGGGAATCCTATTGCTTTCAGTCAGCACCCAGATTAATTATCTCAACAAAGCACTGGACACATTTAACACATCTCTAGTGACACCTATTTATTACGTGTGTTTCACCATGACAGTGGTGACATGCTCCGTCATCCTGTTCAAGGAATGGAGTAGCATGGACCTGGATGACATCATTGGGACCCTCAGTGGATTCTGCAGTATAATAATAGGAATTTTTCTATTACatgctttcaaaaatactgATATCACCTGGAGTCAGCTGATGTCCAGTGTTGCAAAAGAATCATCATTGCCGCACTGCGAGTATGAAACCTCTCACACTTTATTGGAGAGCATGGAAGACCCAGCTGTGATATATGGGGAGGACAATGTTTTATTCAGCCAATGA